A part of Drosophila bipectinata strain 14024-0381.07 chromosome 3L, DbipHiC1v2, whole genome shotgun sequence genomic DNA contains:
- the Trhn gene encoding tryptophan 5-hydroxylase 1 yields the protein MSASGKSLLGLWLYRSGEQEWSVKQGSPLHQLKKDTAPGSSAPVPHSNLSRHSSAPLEPPRLSIGPSAGQDPPRQHSPGERISIIFTLRNQVGNLARALQVFQELGINVLHLELSPLEMATNQADVLVDVECDPRRLDQVVKMLNREVASVNYTSVNTQGLARAPSLSACSSFDFGDMVWFPRKISDLDKAQNVLMYGSELDADHPGFKDPVYRKRREQFSAIANNFKHGNPIPRVQYTPEEVKTWGTVFLELHRLYVMHAVPEYMENWPELEKYCGYREDNVPQLQDVSVYLKRKTGFQLRPVAGYLSPRDFLSGLAFRVFHCTQYIRHSSDPFYTPEPDCCHELLGHMPLLANSSFAQFSQEIGLASLGASDADIEKLATLYFFTVEFGLCKQADSSFKVYGAGLLSSVAELQHAITTNEKIKKFDPEVTCQEECIITSYQNAYYYTDSFEEAKEQMRAFAESIQRPFGVRYNPYTMSVEVLSNAQKITAVVSELKGDLSIVCSALRKISATDENLDVDSIANMLHNSLNVRGGAAGGGGSPCSPDNSDNSTADGD from the exons AGGATACAGCTCCGGGATCGTCGGCCCCTGTCCCCCACTCAAATCTATCCAGGCACTCATCCGCTCCACTGGAGCCACCGCGTCTGTCCATCGGACCCAGCGCCGGCCAGGATCCGCCCAGACAGCACTCGCCTGGTGAACGCATCTCCATCATCTTCACCCTGCGCAACCAGGTGGGGAATCTGGCCCGTGCCCTGCAGGTCTTTCAGGAGCTGGGCATCAATGTGCTCCACCTGGAGCTATCGCCGCTGGAGATGGCCACCAATCAGGCGGACGTCCTGGTTGATGTGGAGTGTGATCCTCGACGGCTTGACCAGGTAGTGAAGATGCTCAATCGGGAGGTGGCCTCCGTGAACTATACTTCGGTTAACACGCAAGGATTGGCCAGGGCTCCATCCCTCTCGGCCTGTTCTAGTTTTG ATTTTGGCGACATGGTTTGGTTTCCGCGTAAGATTTCCGATTTGGATAAGGCACAGAATGTTTTGATGTACGGCTCCGAGTTGGATGCAGACCATCCGGGATTCAAGGATCCCGTGTATAGAAAACGCCGTGAACAGTTCTCGGCCATAGCCAACAACTTTAAGCA CGGCAATCCCATACCCAGAGTTCAGTACACACCCGAGGAGGTAAAAACTTG GGGCACCGTGTTCTTGGAGCTTCATCGGCTTTATGTGATGCATGCTGTGCCGGAGTACATGGAAAACTGGCCAGAGCTGGAGAAGTACTGCGGGTATCGCGAAGATAATGTTCCCCAGTTGCAGGACGTCAGTGTCTATCTGAAGCGGAAGACCGGTTTTCAGCTGCGACCTGTTGCAGGATACCTTTCGCCAAGGGACTTTCTATCAGGACTGGCCTTTAGGGTTTTCCATTGCACTCAGTATATACGACACTCCTCGGATCCTTTCTACACCCCTGAACC ggacTGCTGTCATGAGCTCTTGGGCCACATGCCCTTGCTGGCCAATTCGAGTTTTGCTCAGTTTTCCCAGGAAATAGGTTTGGCCTCTTTGGGAGCCAGTGATGCGGACATTGAAAAGCTGGCCACG CTCTATTTTTTCACTGTGGAGTTTGGGTTGTGCAAACAGGCAGACAGCAGTTTCAAGGTTTACGGAGCAGGACTTTTGAGTTCCGTGGCTGAGTTACAACATGCCATTACGACGAATGAGAAGATTAAGAAATTCGATCCGGAGGTGACTTGCCAGGAGGAGTGCATTATTACATCGTACCAAAACGCCTACTACTACACGGATTCCTTTGAGGAGGCCAAGGAGCAAATGAG GGCCTTTGCTGAGAGTATCCAGCGTCCGTTTGGAGTACGTTACAATCCCTATACCATGAGTGTGGAAGTCCTGTCGAATGCCCAGAAAATCACCGCCGTAGTTAGCGAACTCAAAGGCGATCTCAGCATTGTGTGCTCGGCTCTTCGGAAAATTTCCGCAACTGATGAAAACTTGGATGTGGACAGTATTGCTAACATGTTGCATAATAGCCTCAATGTCCGGGGAGGAGCTGCCGGAGGCGGAGGCAGTCCCTGCAGTCCGGACAACTCGGATAACTCGACGGCGGATGGAGACTag
- the LOC108130210 gene encoding uncharacterized protein — protein sequence MISHTVRVFKMMYIVAGILISNAEICDTVDRIQIAPRVDLKPGFDQRSLGGSGGYSPGSRSRTHSRSSSGFGSGQEDGSPKPTRRRRVSVSGIAGGVVRGVTSQVTKRMGRRLGWLSDLRLILQQWRALALSFTIWTIPNFFVECLTSYMTKKLLINSDCDMIYK from the exons ATGATATCACATACAGTGAG GGTTTTCAAAATGATGTATATCGTGGCGGGCATTCTCATCAGCAATGCCGAGATTTGTGACACAGTCGATCGCATCCAGATAGCGCCACGCGTCGACCTCAAGCCGGGCTTCGACCAGCGATCCCTGGGCGGATCCGGAGGCTACAGCCCCGGCTCCCGATCACGCACCCACTCCCGCTCCAGTTCGGGCTTTGGTTCTGGACAGGAGGACGGATCCCCAAAGCCCACCAGGCGCAGGAGGGTCAGTGTTTCGGGCATAGCCGGTGGCGTAGTCCGGGGAGTGACCAGTCAGGTGACCAAGCGTATGGGTCGCCGTCTGGGCTGGCTCTCCGATCTGCGGCTCATCCTCCAGCAGTGGAGAGCCCTGGCCCTCAGCTTCACCATCTGGACCATCCCGAACTTTTTCGTGGAGTGCCTCACCAGCTACATGACCAAGAAATTGCTCATCAACAGCGACTGTGATATGATCTACAAGTAG